The following DNA comes from Cellulophaga sp. HaHa_2_95.
GAGACAGAATTTTTATCAGAGCATGTGAAAAGTGCAGAAAACACGCCTTTAAGTTCTTTAAATGATTATCTAGCAGAATTTCCTGAAAAAGAAACATTCTTTGTGCACTGTGCAGGAGGATACAGGTCTGTTATAGCAGCATCTATATTAAAGAGTAGAGGAATTCATAACTTAATAGATGTAGCAGGTGGCTTTGCAGCTTTGAAAGCAGATGGAGCGGAAGTAACAGAGTATGTTTGCCCCACAACATTGTAGAAAAAAATAGAATTTTATAAAAAGACCATCAGCAATTTGTTGATGGTCTTTTTTTTATCACTTTTATGATTTTTATCATTTTTATTGGTAGGGCGTAGTACTAATTTTACACGCTAAACAAACTTAATAAATTATGAATAAGCTAGCCATATCTTTAGTAAACTGGAACAACGGAATTGTCATGATCGGAATTTTTGCAGCCGTGTGTATTTCTTTAGTTTTAATTATTATTGCATTTATCAATAGTGAAAAGAAAAAATAATAGCGGGTTATTTTGTAGACAGGCTATAAATTTTATCTTCATTTTTGATTACATAATTGGCTATTAGTCGTTCTGTCTCAAAAGTATTTTTTTGCGGTGTGATAAACGGTGTTAGATCATCAATATTTTCAATCGCTATCTCATTTTCTACGAAGCCATATCCCATGTAGGTATTGTCTTGAATAAGGATGACCCCAGACTCATCTAGGGTTCTTCCTTTTTCTCTTATGATAAAGTTTACATTTTTAGACTGGATATCGTTTATGGCAGTTTTAACTTTGGTATTGTACACTTCAATAGGCTCTGTACCTCTGCAGATGCCTTCGCATTCTAAAATATCATAATGGGAGCATGCTGTTACATTCTCTTGCAAATGGCAGAATTTAGGACATAGTTTGTAGGTTTTGCAAAGCTCCTGTAAAAAACTTCTGCAATCTGTTTTTGAGTATAAAATATGAAAAGCATTGGGAGCCATTTTCAGGGTGTTCCAAGCTAAATGCATTACTCCATTACGGTCTTCATACGTAAATATTCCAAAAGGTTGAATCTTTTTTTTCTGCGCTCTATTGTATTCGGGATAGTGCTGTTTGATTGCATCAGATTCCATCAACAATGCCAATAGTTCACTCCCTGAAAGTTCAAAATCTAGAGCAGCGGTATTTTGACAAAGCGTAATTTCTTTAGTAGATTTATCATAGAAATGGCTAAGCACTCTTTTCTTTATATCTATAGCTTTACCTACATATATAATTTTACCCTTTGCATTTTTAAAAAAATAAATACCAGGTTCATTAGGTAACTTATCAAAATCAGATTTTGGCAAACCTGGCGGTAATGTAGCCTCTTGAGAACGTGCATTTAAAAACGACTTAAATACCGCGTCAGCATCCTCAACACGCAATAACTTTGCAAATAAAATAGTGGTTGCTTCAGCATCACCTCTAGCCCTATGTCTATCTGTAAGTGGTATCTCTAAGGCAGCACATAATTTCCCTAAACTGTAGCTATTATACCCTGGGATTAGTTTTCTAGACAAACGTACGGTGCACAGTTTTTTACGAATAAAGTCTACCCCAATAGATTTAAACTCGTGTTTTATGATATTGTAATCAAAATTTACATTGTGTGCAACAAAGATGGTTTCCTTCGTAATTTCTAATATTTTATCAGCAACTTCAGCAAATTTAGGGGCATTACGCACCATATTATTATCAATGCCTGTGAGGCCAGTAATAAAGTATGGAATTTCAGCTTCTGGATTTACAAGCGTTGTAAATTCATCTATGACATCATATCCGTCATATTTAAAAATAGAAATCTCTGTAATTTTATTGCCTTCAATGCCATTTCCTGTAGTTTCAATATCTATAATTGTATACAAAAGCCCTTTTTTTGTAGCAAAGTTACGGTATTTTTAAGCATGAAATATTCTTGAAAATATTTGAAAAACATGTTTGTTTTTTTACTTCATTTGTACTATAATTTTTGTGTTTACCCTAATAGGGAGGGCACCTTGAAGAAAAATATTTATTTCGGGTTTTTGAGGATTTTGAAATCGTTCTCAAAAGCATTCCATAGTTTGGAAGACCGATTATTAGGCCAGATTTCTTACTTCAGATCTATTAAAGAGTTTCATTTTTTGATTGTGAAAAATGAACGTACTATTCGTATTTTATTATTAAAACCCTTTACGAGCAAAGCATAGAAAGCTGTTATTGTTACCATGGCATACCAGGTATGAAGGGTAAGAGTCTATTATTCAACCAAAAAAATATAACGCTAATTAATTAACAATAATAAATATGAAAATAGTAGCAATTTCCATTTTACTATTAATAACCTCTTTTCTGAAAACAAATCAAGATACTTTAACAGTTACAGCAACCTATGAAGGTGTAGATGACGGTGTGTATTATTTTTCATCAGAAGAAGATTTTAACACCTATGCTTTTAAAGAAATAGAAGATGCAGCTAGTTCTAAATATAACATGGCTGATAGAAAATTAATAGGGACCGACTTTGAAGTTACCTATACATCTGAGGAGTTTTTAGATGAAGAAAACGAGACGTATGAAGTTTTAACGATTACGGATTTAAAACTAATTAAGAAAAATTAAATATATAGATAAGAGGGTATAGCTTTTTTGTTTATACCCTCTTATCACATACCTAAACGGCATAATAAATTGCGAAAAATAATTCAGGTTAAAAAGAATTTTTTATTTATCTCTCGCTGGGGAGAGTCATTAGATATTGCTTATGCTACCTTACAAGAAGGTAATGAAGTAAAATTCTACATAGAAGACAAAGCGTCTAAAGAAATTGGATATGGTTTTGTAAAGAAAGTACAGGACTGGAAAAAGCATGTAGATTGGGCAGATGTACTAATTTTTGATTATACCGGAAACGGAAAAGTATGTCAAGAATTACGTGCGCAAGGTAAATTGGTTTTTGGAGGTACTGAATATACAGACGCCTTAGAACTAGACCGTAATTTTGGACAAGAAGAGCTTAAAAGACATAAGATTAATATTCTGCCATTTAAAGAATTTGAGACTTTTAAAGAGGCTATAAAGTATGTTGAAGGGAATCCTAATGCCTATGTAATAAAACCATCTGGTGAAACACAAGAGTTAAAACAATTGCTTTTTGTGGGTAATGATGACTCTGGGCAAGATGTAGTTCGGGTATTGAAAGCTTACGAGAAATCTTGGGGAGATGATTTTGGTACCTTTCAACTGCAGCGAAAAGTAAAGGGAGTAGAGATATCTGTTTCTGCTTTTTTTAATGGTATTGAATTTTTAACGCCGATAAACATCACTTTCGAGCATAAAAAATTATTCCCAAAGGAGCTGGGAGTATCAACAGGAGAAATGGGGAGTAGTATGTTTTGGGTCAAAGATTCTCCAATTTTTGATAAAACACTAAAAAAAATGGAAGCAATACTTGCTAAAAATAATTTTTTTGGACATATAGATTTAAATTGTATTGTAAACGGACACGGCATTTATCCTTTGGAGTTTACCTCTCGCTTTGGTTTTCCGCAAATTTTTATCCAACGGGCAGGAATAACAGAGCCTATTGGTGAGTTGTTATATAAAGTAGCTTCTGGACATAAATTTCAACTTCAAGTAAAAAAGGGGTTCCAAGTTGGTGCTTTTGTGGTCGTACCACCATTTCCATATGAGGACAAAAAAACCTTTGAGTTATTTTCTAAAGATGCGGTAGTAATTTTAAAAAAGGATAGTTTGGAAGGGATACATCCCATGCATTTAAAAATTGTTAACGATCAGTGGCTCATTACAGGGAATACAGGGATAGCCCTATTAGTAACAGGAACGGGTTTAACCATGAAAGATGCGCAAAAAATGATGTATAATCGTATCAATACGGTCATTATAAACAACTGTTATTATCGTACAGATATAGGTGATCGTTGGTTTGAAGATTCGGATAAATTATGGTCTTGGGGGCTTTTATAAAAAAAGTATGGCGTTAGTTTTTTCTAAATATGTGGGTCATCCAGATACTTTTATTGATATGCTACCCTTAGATTGGCAAGAAGCTCTAAAATCAGTTTGGAATAAAATATCCGGAACTTCAGAAATTGTAGTTCTGAAGGAAGAAGGTGCTATTCTGGCAGGAGGAATTATTTTTAAAGAAATGACTGCAGATATGCAATTGTTTAAGGAAGAAGCAGAAGAGCTATTAGCGTCAAATAGCTATTATATTGGATATTTATGGGTTATAGAAGCCAGAAGAGGAGAAAACCTAGGCTCCTTATGGTTGCAGTATATACAGCTGCAGTATGCTAACAATTCTTTTTGGTTAACCATTGAAGAAGAAGGGCTAAAGCAATTTTATGAGAAAAATGGTTTTAGTTTATACTTAGAAAAAGAGAGCAATAC
Coding sequences within:
- a CDS encoding exonuclease domain-containing protein, which gives rise to MYTIIDIETTGNGIEGNKITEISIFKYDGYDVIDEFTTLVNPEAEIPYFITGLTGIDNNMVRNAPKFAEVADKILEITKETIFVAHNVNFDYNIIKHEFKSIGVDFIRKKLCTVRLSRKLIPGYNSYSLGKLCAALEIPLTDRHRARGDAEATTILFAKLLRVEDADAVFKSFLNARSQEATLPPGLPKSDFDKLPNEPGIYFFKNAKGKIIYVGKAIDIKKRVLSHFYDKSTKEITLCQNTAALDFELSGSELLALLMESDAIKQHYPEYNRAQKKKIQPFGIFTYEDRNGVMHLAWNTLKMAPNAFHILYSKTDCRSFLQELCKTYKLCPKFCHLQENVTACSHYDILECEGICRGTEPIEVYNTKVKTAINDIQSKNVNFIIREKGRTLDESGVILIQDNTYMGYGFVENEIAIENIDDLTPFITPQKNTFETERLIANYVIKNEDKIYSLSTK
- a CDS encoding phosphoribosylamine--glycine ligase: MRKIIQVKKNFLFISRWGESLDIAYATLQEGNEVKFYIEDKASKEIGYGFVKKVQDWKKHVDWADVLIFDYTGNGKVCQELRAQGKLVFGGTEYTDALELDRNFGQEELKRHKINILPFKEFETFKEAIKYVEGNPNAYVIKPSGETQELKQLLFVGNDDSGQDVVRVLKAYEKSWGDDFGTFQLQRKVKGVEISVSAFFNGIEFLTPINITFEHKKLFPKELGVSTGEMGSSMFWVKDSPIFDKTLKKMEAILAKNNFFGHIDLNCIVNGHGIYPLEFTSRFGFPQIFIQRAGITEPIGELLYKVASGHKFQLQVKKGFQVGAFVVVPPFPYEDKKTFELFSKDAVVILKKDSLEGIHPMHLKIVNDQWLITGNTGIALLVTGTGLTMKDAQKMMYNRINTVIINNCYYRTDIGDRWFEDSDKLWSWGLL
- a CDS encoding GNAT family N-acetyltransferase codes for the protein MALVFSKYVGHPDTFIDMLPLDWQEALKSVWNKISGTSEIVVLKEEGAILAGGIIFKEMTADMQLFKEEAEELLASNSYYIGYLWVIEARRGENLGSLWLQYIQLQYANNSFWLTIEEEGLKQFYEKNGFSLYLEKESNTEKEWLLKSK